A stretch of DNA from Acanthochromis polyacanthus isolate Apoly-LR-REF ecotype Palm Island chromosome 21, KAUST_Apoly_ChrSc, whole genome shotgun sequence:
CAGTGGCAAATTCTTGCTCCTGATGTCTTAAAATCTGTCTCGACTAAGTAATAAATCAGTTAAAGCTGTTTATATTTGGCACGGTGAATCTCCGCCTGTCTACACGTTGTGAGTGACAAGACATTCCCAAAAATATGAGAATAAGGTGTCGCATCTCAAACTCTTCACAGATGTGTCAGCTGCTGCAGTTTACAGACTTCAGCAGCTTCACAATGTGTTTACACGCTGCCGGCCGTGAGGAAGTGTTTCCATACAGATGTGTGTACATTGCAGGGGTCACCGCTGTAACACGACACGTCTCTGCACGCTCCTCTGAAGCCATCTATCACTTTTTCGATGATTGGTATGTGTGCCTGTAGGGGCTGGAATGCAGAGAAGCTCCACGCTTGGCCTATGGAAGATGAGCTTAAGGAACTGACGACGTGGGAGAGTTTGTAATGTTACACTCTGGTGTGTTTGATTACCTGCCAGCCTCAGGTTGCCTTGTTTTGTTATCTGATCACATCCACGATTGGGTTACATCAATTGCCATACAGTAAGTTTTAAGGTTTTGGGCGGGTCAGGTGTCTGCTTTTATTAAATCTGTTGGGAGGAACATGGCAGCTGAATGAATAGTTCAGGTATAAAATTAAGTACTCAAATTAGGAGTCAGACATGTTGTAATTATGCAAGTGAAGAAGCAGATAGCTCAATTAACTAAATATTTACCCTTGTCAATTTTAACACCAGCTGCATTCTTTGTCCATCGCATGCTTCCATAAATCACTGAACTATTTCTGACTGCACTGATAACATTGTGAGTGCAGCTCCCTCTGCTGTTCACCACCCGACAATGACTGTCTTATTCATCTCTGATGCTTATTATTAAGTAATTAATTATAGCGTTTCCCACAAATATCGTCTTATTGtgagtttaatttaaaatttatttaattcTAAACTTTATTCTCACACAGATAATCCTTGTCTGTTTCCTTCAAGGAgtccattgaaaaaaatgaagaaaatcagaCTCTTATTTAGAGAAACAATCAAGCACATAATACCTTTTGTTTGTGAAAAAGATTGATTTCCTCTCTCTCATGCTCACTATTAAAACTTACACCTGGACCAACTTTATAAACTTGTTGGCATTTTTGTGCGTTGGTATTTTTAGTTCACAGATCTGATCTTCCATCGGCTGGTTTGTGTTTTACTCCCTCATAAAAAAACTGCACCGAACACTCATCCTCATTGTTAAGTGAATTTTTCAGTGTagaaaattgcagaaaatatGATATTGCCTCAAATGTAGATGTTTACTACCATAGAAAAATTGTAAACTAACAACTCTTTACATTTAAGATGCTGGTATCAGTGAATGTGGGGAATGTTTACATTCAGAAACAATTAATTACCAAATTGCTAAATAATCGTTTGGTCATTAATCAGGTAACTACCTCTGCTCTTGAGTACTCGCTGGTTTCGGTGTGCCTGAGTACAtataaactgatttaaaatattAGCTGCACCAAAAACCAATTtcttaaaatggaaaatttcaGATGCTCTcgcttttacagtgtttttaatcTTACCGGTCTTTTGAGTTTCGTTTGTATTTTGATAATCAGCATCTTACAGTTTTGTGTCAACGTGTCAACTAACTGACTATGAgacatttaaatcaacatatcaattttattttagcatgcaatgaaaaatatataatacTGCCTTAATACTGCCTCATAAAGCATTTTTATGCTGCGGAGGAAAGTGTAAATTGCACCACTTATGGAAGATTAACGGCTCAGGAAGCACAACTAGCAGCAAGTGTGCAGGTTCCAGTTAGCAAGAAgaacataaagacaaacaaaaggaaTGGGATTTTTATGGTAGAGTCTGcaattataataaaatatacaatTATAGGTGTTCTCTGTCTGTAGAACGTCTTAATTcagacttttttaaaattttggtcaGTGTTCTTTGGTGTCAAGAGATAAAAGCATCTCCAAACCAAGATATTCCTTTCATTGAAAtctctttattattattgacaTGTCCGAGTGCTgggctggaaaaaaatgcccacGTATAACATCTTATTTCCTGTTCTGGGCTCAGTGCCAGTGAGCTGAGGAATTTCTGTCTATATATACAGTCAGGCAGGAGCACGGCATCTTTTTAACAGTCCAGCCAGGACATGTCAATATTAAAAAGATATTTTGATCTGAGGATTGTCTTAGTTTGAAGAgattttttcttcctctcacaCACTTTACCTCTAATACTTTTATGTCAAATTCAGTGAATATCTCATTGTGGTCTTCTACATTGTCTGAAAACAATGTGGGCACTTTCCCAATTTGTCCCGTGCATGAACTTATATGTTCAACGGGAAAGTGGGATATGGGACGGTAAATCTGGCACATGCTACTATCTAAATACACTAACTGGCTAAATATCAACAGTCCTGCTCTATAATTGCAGATTGCACCCTTAAATTCTGAAGTGAATGATGACTGAAttccattttcagtgtttttgtgtcgtGCATGTTGACTGTCTCGGCTTCCTGGGACACTTAAATAGAGCAGAGGTTACTCCTGTTAACCTGTGCTTTCACTATGTGATGTCAAAATGCAGGGAAAAGGGCCTAAAAGTGCAGATGTGCAGACACCAACAGCATCTGCCCTAAATCTGAAAGTCTTCAAGCTGGTCATGTGAAGCAGGTTAACTTCCAGCACATTAACAGGTGTCTGTGCCTCAGACTctataaatacagcaaaacacttcaggttcacttcctgtttgacaCACATGAATCGTTTCGTCTCAGTTCCTCTTTGtgaatctgtttttttcacCCCAGGTCAATGAGATCTTCATCGCTGCGTTCCTCCTCTGTTTGCCGACTCCTCAGCCATTCTTCTCGTGCTTTCTTCACTTCTTGGCCATAATAATCGTGAAGTTTGCGGAAGTCCTCAAGCGGGTCAAAGCCCACCAAAGGCCATTCCCCGTACAGAGGTGCTGGTCCATTCAGCGGTGTCACGTAAGCATTTCTTCTGTGCCACAATTTGGGAGACTTTTTAGCCACCACTTTGGTTGGTTTTGGAGGTGCTTGTAAAACAGTGCTGTCGCTGTTGCTCCTTCCCTCCCTGACCACCGCTGCTGTTGTTGGTCCCTGTGCAGTGAATAGGAAGCTGTATGTGGACGGTTTGAGGGGACTGATGGAGGAACGGGATTCGCCAGAGCCTTTTTGCTGTTTAGcttctgaaaaaataaacaaaaaagaacatttttgtcacaaatatAGCTCCTGTAGCAGCTTTTTTTCAAGAACTAGTAATATTTTGTGCTTGAGTTCACGGAGAAAATCACTCTTTTGTTTGAATAgctgcttagcttagcttagcttagcacatacactGGAAATAAGGGGAAAAAGCAGACCTATGTTGGTTAGCTAATGACAAAACCTATTAAAAATTTAAGTCTAAAAATCACAGATTAGCTACCTCAATTGCCTAATTTATAAAGACACAGATGTGTAAAAGGGATTTAAAATTTGTAGAAATGTTCTTGGTTTAGATCAGTAACCTTCTGGAACCTGTTTGTATTTTCAGCAAATTTATATACAACAAAAATTAACATAAATGACAATATAATtgctatttgttaaaaaaatactgattttgatGTAGGCTTTATGGACagattttgcctgttttttataggcatcatttttttcaattattttgcaAGGTGTTAATACATTATTAAAAATCTgttatctgttaaaaaaaaatctttattttttttaaatagtgtaATTTCGCAGCCAAATTTTGAGAAAGGCAAAATTACTTTTTGCACaaatatagatttttaatttggacattattgtgtaattttgacctttttttagagagagggagagagaaaaaacatgtaaattaagattttttttttaaaaaaaatgagatattatctgtaagtttaaaaataatttaacacatttatttatccTTAATGTACACAATGTTACTTTTGAATACAGGcaaaaatcttgatttttaaaaaaaatttaaatacagtaaaaaaaaatgtgattttctggtgaaatgttgtaaaacagcaaatcaa
This window harbors:
- the pheta2 gene encoding sesquipedalian-1; amino-acid sequence: MKLHEKILTHYLSCTSPVDKEGYLYKKKERNATYQRRWCVLKANLLFYQERPGDRHLLGVIVLERCAVRRAESDAQFAFSLVFGPGLKTYRFAAVDRQTQESWVKALLSASHCYLSLLVRDLGRQYEEAKQQKGSGESRSSISPLKPSTYSFLFTAQGPTTAAVVREGRSNSDSTVLQAPPKPTKVVAKKSPKLWHRRNAYVTPLNGPAPLYGEWPLVGFDPLEDFRKLHDYYGQEVKKAREEWLRSRQTEEERSDEDLIDLG